The following proteins are encoded in a genomic region of Grus americana isolate bGruAme1 chromosome 5, bGruAme1.mat, whole genome shotgun sequence:
- the GOLGA5 gene encoding golgin subfamily A member 5, which produces MSWLADLAGKAEDLLNRVDQGAASALSKKDAASSAVYDNKNLDSANEYSELRQHTGELKYQTSSKTAYISSAADNIKHQKATILAGTANVKSARRTSSEVASPVESVSTPRASSHFVRRKKSEPDDELLFDFLNSSEKEPNGRMDSKKEKSKAPVLQNHSRTSSISSVSTSTQSAKTTEDNSMRSQGNETPDSSDSGLGAQADGTKDSSLSAVTNPSLSANDDFKSHELSNLRLENQLLRNEVQSLNQEMASLIQRSKETQEELNKSRERVEKWNVDHSKSDRMVRELRARVDDLTEAVGAKDSQLAVLKVRLQEADQLLSARTDALEALQSEKSRIIQDHSEGSSLQNQALQTLQERLRDADSALKREQESYKQMQNEFAARLSKMEAERQNLAEGITVAERKYLDEKRRADELQQQVKVTKNHLESAKQELTDYKQKATRILQSKEKLINSLKEGSGIEGLDSNTASTMELEELRHERDTQREEIQKLMGQIQQMRTELQDMETQQVSEAESVREQLQDLQEQITAHKMAKQEAEAEVERQKQELHYTEEELYRTKNTLQSRIKDREEEIQKLRNQLTNKALSSSSQTELENRLHQLTETLIQKQTMLESLSTEKNSLVYQLERLEQQLKAIQGTSTNGPSINMAGIDGAEGARMRNVPVLFSDMDTNMAGMYGRVRKAASSIDQFSIRLGIFLRRYPIARVFVIIYMALLHLWVMIVLLTYTPEMHHDSPSGR; this is translated from the exons ATGTCTTGGCTTGCTGATCTCGCTGGAAAGGCAGAGGATCTACTCAACAGGGTTGATCAAGGAGCTGCATCTGCTCTGAGCAAAAAAGACGCAGCAAGCAGTGCAGTTTATGATAATAAGAATTTGGACTCTGCCAATGAATACTCTGAATTGCGCCAGCATACTGGAGAATTGAAATACCAGACGTCATCCAAAACAGCCTACATCTCCTCAGCAGCTGATAATATTAAACATCAAAAGGCCACAATCCTAGCAGGAACAGCAAATGTTAAATCAGCACGTAGGACATCTTCAGAGGTTGCTTCTCCAGTAGAAAGTGTTTCCACGCCCAGAGCTTCCTCACAttttgtgagaagaaaaaagtcgGAACCGGATGATGAGTTGCTGTTTGATTTTCTCAACAGTTCGGAGAAAGAGCCTAATGGAAGGATGGACTctaaaaaagagaagagcaaggcaCCTGTTCTTCAAAATCACTCTCGGACTTCAAGCATTAGTTCCGTGTCTACCAGTACACAGAGTGCAAAAACTACTGAAGACAATTCCATGAGGAGCCAAGGCAATG AAACTCCAGACAGTTCAGATTCTGGGCTGGGAGCACAAGCGGATGGCACGAAGGATTCATCACTAAGTGCAGTAACTAATCCTAGCCTTTCAGCTAATGATGATTTCAAGTCACATGAGCTATCCAATCTTCGCCTGGAGAATCAGCTGTTGCGGAATGAAGTTCAATCTTTAAATCAGGAAATGGCTTCATTAATTCAGAGGTCCAAAGAAACACAAGAAG AACTGAACAAATCCCGGGAACGGGTCGAGAAGTGGAATGTTGACCATTCAAAGAGTGACAGAATGGTTAGAGAACTTCGAGCTCGAGTTGATGATCTGACAGAAGCTGTTGGTGCCAAGGATTCACAGCTAGCTGTGCTGAAAGTACGGTTGCAAGAAGCTGATCAACTCTTAAGTGCTCGGACAGATGCTTTGGAAGCATTGCAGAGTGAAAAATCACG GATAATACAAGACCACAGTGAAGGGAGCAGTTTGCAAAATCAAGCCCTTCAAACTCTTCAAGAGAGGCTGCGTGATGCAGACTCCGCACTCAAGCGAGAGCAAGAAAGTTACAAACAAATGCAG AATGAGTTTGCAGCTCGTCTAAGTAAAATGGAAGCAGAACGTCAGAACTTGGCAGAAGGGATAACTGTAGCAGAAAGAAAGTATTTAGATGAAAAGAGGCGAGCTGACGAACTTCAGCAGCAAGTCAAAGTAACCAAAAACCACCTAGAATCTGCAAAACAGGAACTGACAGACTATAAACAGAAAGCTACTCGCATACTACAA tctAAAGAAAAGTTGATAAACAGCTTAAAAGAAGGCTCTGGTATTGAAGGCCTGGATAGCAATACTGCAAGCACAATGGAACTAGAAGAACTGAGACATGAGCGAGACActcagagagaagaaatacaaaaactaATGGGGCAAATACAACAGATGAGAACAGAGCTGCAG GATATGGAGACTCAGCAGGTAAGTGAAGCTGAGTCAGTTAGAGAGCAGCTTCAAGACCTCCAAGAGCAAATAACAGCACATAAAATGGCCAAGCAAGAGGCAGAAGCTGAAGTAGAACGGCAAAAACAG GAACTCCattatacagaagaagaattgTATCGAACAAAGAATactttgcaaagcagaataaaagacagagaggaggaaattCAGAAGCTCAGAAATCAG cTCACAAACAAGGCTCTAAGTAGTAGTAGTCAGACAGAATTAGAAAATCGGCTTCATCAGCTGACGGAGACACTAATTCAGAAACAAACCATGTTAGAGAGCCTGAGCACAGAGAAAAACTCACTTGTCTATCAACTGGAACGACTTGAGCAACAGCTGAAGGCTATCCAAGGCACTAGTACTAATGGACCTTCCATTAATATGGCAGGCATTGACGGTGCTGAAG GTGCCCGTATGCGTAATGTTCCTGTTCTGTTTAGTGACATGGATACTAACATGGCAGGAATGTATGGGAGAGTTCGCAAAGCTGCCAGTAGTATAGATCAATTTAG CATTCGGCTGGGAATCTTTCTAAGACGGTATCCCATAGCAAGAGTCTTTGTAATAATTTACATG gcATTGCTTCATCTCTGGGTCATGATTGTTCTACTTACCTACACCCCAGAAATGCATCATGACAGTCCCAGTGGCAGATAG